The DNA region GGATGGCCCAAACACATTTCGGTCCATACATCCCCAATATGCCTTACCCCCATAGTACATGTTTATTGTTAATTCCccattaatcatgattaacccttacttaatttattcattttaattccaGTTTTGATTAATCTTGATGATGTCTTGTAGATGTTATTAGAATTAGGCTAATTCATAACTTTTTTAGAAATAATAGGAATTAATATTTTAGTGATTAGTAGATTAATTCATGGTTAATTATGGATTTAATTAGATTAAGAAATTAGCTTAATCTTCATGTGgattttttattttggttttttcAGATTTAATTCAATATTAGGCTAATCTTGCTATGCTTGGATTATAATTGGCCATTAGGGATTATTGatcttaatttcattttattCATGATTAATTAATATGGTTAATTGTACATTTTTACCATGATTAGGTTTTAGGCTAATTTCCATTCGATCCGTGTATCACATTATTATTGTTATGATCATGTTCATTAAATGAAGTTGTGATTTAGATTGTTAGATTTCCCTTTGATTAGTTTATTTCCTGATTCATGTTTAGGTAGATTTTAATCCTTAGGTTTAATGTTCACTTTAATTTTCCATTTAACCGATTCATTTGGTTTGTGATCATATTGAATAAATTAAAAATCCCATTTCAATTTAGGTGATGAATACCTTGTATGCCTAATTTCATTTGCCATGACCACATGATTGATCTTTGATTTGTTTATCCATGATTAATCCATTGCCATTTGAATTGATTTAGATCTTTGAATATGCCTACACTTGTTGTATCATTCTCATTTGACTTGATCTCATACTAACCTCATTTGTTGTTTGTGTCCACATGTGACTTTGAACTTCAAGCACACTCCTAACTAGCCATGCGTCTAACCCATTCACTTGACTTGTATTGTATGGAGTACCATGCCACTTTTATGTTTTAGGTATGATACATAGTTTGTAATCTTGTCTaaattcttttcattttccatttatgTTGTAATGATTCCATCCCCCCATGGTGGGTCACATGTTCCCCCACCCCACGAAAATGTAATAGTCTAGGGTATTTCATTTATTAGTTCATCATGCATGCTAACTAAAAAGATAAAAACAAACGATAAAAATAAATCATTTTAAAAGAAACAAAGggtacttgattcaacgtcaagttgtTTTCCAAATAAAACTCACATCATTGCAACGCGAGTACTTGATCCAACGTTAAGTATCTGCCATCCATTCCATGATCCTTGATCCATCTCTTCTCCATTCTCTTCAATCTCATTCTATCTCCTCACCTCCATTATTCACACAcatttttcataataaactctaacacttgatccaacgtcaagtccTTTTTCAAACCCTTTTCATAACAAACAGAATGCAAAAATGGTGTGTACATGCTTGTACACAAtattcaagtacttgggttgtcggtcgtacctagcttgaggacccgacacttgacttcccccttaaaacatctaatgattcgaacaagttagatctaggtgctaTGAGGGAGAAAAAGGATAGTTAGGATACCATTATCCTATCTACTCCCCAAGTATTCTGATTATTGGTCGTACTTAGTCAATGGTCAGATACATGTCTCCCTCTAGTTTACAATGATTAGACTTGCCAAACCtttttcacaattcaaatctcttttttggACGAAAAAGTGTGGTTAGGATAACATcgtcctctcaactcccgagtttTTGGACTgttgactgtatctagccaaggTTATGATGCTTGTCTCCGTACTAAAATCAACtccaacaaatcaaatcatcttttgcctcAGTGCACTCTTCAAGCCTTTCAAAAAGGACGTGTTACTTTTGTTCTACCGTGAATGACGCTTAAGCTTCCATgtgtgagcaagtaatgtttaactgctagagtgtgaTCTAAGCGCATCCCATTtaccgcaaacaagcaaatacttcCCGCTCCTATGACAGAGTATACAAGTAAGTGAACAGTAGCACACGAACGTCAACAATGTTCATAAAAAGAACCAAACAAACACTTCGTTTGTGAGCggaactacggagctctgacttcctcattgcacgtatgagggtacataggcacaagggaccaaatccttggcgagcacactaaatTAAAACTTATTCTTTCCCCTATCTTATTCTTATTCATCTCATTCACCGATAGCAAGCAATGTACAAATAAAATACATCCATATGCATTGATACAAgcaaatggttcccatggagcaccatggatgtgagggatgctaataccttccccttgcataaccaactttcgaatccgctcttggttgcgagaccattcTCATTTAGAATTTTATCGTTATTTTCCCTTTCttttggaaataaataaaatcTAGTGTGACTTTGTATTTTTCGCGGCGCGACATAGGTCTCTATTTTCTTGTTTGTGGCTAGTTAACTTTGCGTCATCTCTTGTTGCACCTGACTTACTTTTAGAAAATTCTCTTTGGTAGAAAGTATGAACCCCTTGAGTGTTTCTTCCAACACATACAGTTTTCGTTGAGGCACTTGAGATTCTTGAGGTGCACCTTGACCAACATGCATGGTTTGATTATTGTTGCTCCACTTGAAATTAGGGTGATCCTTTCAACCGGGGTTAAACGTATTAGAGTAAGAATTGTTTCTTTTGAAGTTTGCATATTAAACCCATGCACTCTCCATGTTTGGAACACAAATTCCATTTGAATGCTCACCTTCACAAAAATCACATCTCAGAGTTTGGATACGACTTACATTTTCCTGGTTCAACTAAGAGACAGCCCACTGTTTGGTGAGAGCCTCAAGTTTGGCTAGTAATGTAGTTTGTGTGTCAACAGCTAACACACCTTTTCCCTTCACAACTCGCTCACTCGAGCGGTACTCGTTTTGACACATATTTTCAATGAGTGTCTTGACATCTTCATCAGTATTTGCTCTCGATGTACCCCCTGCTGAGGCATCAAGAAGCATTCGGGTGGGCGATGTCAATCCACTTATAAAGTTCGTCACTTGTTCCATCAAACTCATGTTGTGGTTCGGGCACTTGCGGAGTAACAACTTGAATCTCTCCCACACATCCGACAACGATTCACTAAAGTTTGAAATTGTATCTTTTCTTTTGACAAACTGTGCATTTGAATAACATATCTTCGGGAAACTATCTCACCATGTTTGGATCATCCCATTGGGAAGACATCACAATCACTCCTTCGCTCTACCAATTAATGAAAATCCAAACAGATGCAATTTCACATGATCATCAATTACATTTGTTGGTTTGCACATGGAGAAGATCTCATAAAACTTAGCAAGGTGCTCTCATGGGTCACGAATGGCCTGCCCAAACGGGTTACCTCGCAGGCCCTGCAACACATAACTCTTAATATTAAAAATCACCGGAATCGTCGGTTGGAATCCCATTCATATTTGACCAACATCGGTTCGTCTATAGTAATCCCCCAACGTCTGGCGCGATGGATTTTCCATTTCAAGTCCTCTTTTTGTTGTTTGGTTGCTAACAATGCTTCGATCTTTGCTTTATAGAGTGTTTGTGCAATTCTCTCTAACTCTAAATCCAATTGTAAAAGCGTCAAACTCGAACCTCGCATAAATAACATAAAACAATAACTTAATAGCAATGTTTAATGTAGAACATGGTAGACTCGAAGATCAAGAAGAATCAACAAAGAAAAAGCTCTCCAATAACAAATAATACCTAACCTAAAGAGAAATCTAACTACTCATATTGAAATTAATCAATACCATAAGTGTAGACTCGAAGATCAAGAAGAATCAACAAAGAAAAAGCTCTCCAATAACTATAATGGCTTCCACAAGCTCCGAAATCACCCAAATCCACCACCTTCTCTCTAGGAAATCCCACCCCATTTTTGTTCTCCATTTTTTCCTTTTAAAGCCCCCAAAAAGTGTCATGACAGCGTCCTAACACTGTACACTCAGAAAAGCAACAGTCCAGTCCATTTGGAATTAAGATCCCACTTTCCACCTCAAATTAGTACAATTTTGGTTTCATATCTAAGCGAACAAAAAATTAAATGAAAGATATTAATAGTGTTGCAAACAACTGCATCACATTCAATTTTCCTTTACTCTACATATTGTAATATAACATTATTGAATCAAGATATATTATCACTCTGCTTTTGTTTCTTGTTCCTAGAGTTATCTTCCTCTAAAGACTTCAACTTGTTCTTTATTGCAGCAATTTTCGCACCACGGCTCGTCTGTCCCATGCCACCACCTGTGAGATGCAACTTGTGCCCTTCACCGACTGCTTTCGTAGAGCTATCTGCTACTTCCAGAGCATACCTCTCACTTGCTAGGCGGACAATCAATGGCCGGCCACAAGCTAGCCTCCCGTGCATTTTCTCCCTGGCCAATATTGCTTCCTGCATTCTCACTTTAATAATAGAAATCAGAAATTGCTCGAATGTGAAAGTAACTGAAGTATGCCATCAATTTACCTCTTTTGCACTATACTGAATAAAAGCGAAACCGCGTGGTTCCCCGCGTTTTGGGCCTCGAGTGTGCCACAAGAAGTCCTCCGACACAATCTTTCCGTAAGGAGAAAAGATTTTGAGAAGAGCAGCTCTGGAAAATAATGGAACATGAAATAAAGATGAGAATATGCACAAAACACATGGAAATGGGGGGGAGGTTCCTGCCAAGTTTAAAACAACGATCAAGGCCATAAGATCTAGATATTTTTATGTATTTGCAACCACGATTGAAGCGGAACCAGTAACAATTTATCACGATTCTTGCAACAACAAGGATCGCAACGCAGCTGAATTGTTGCTGTGATTAAAAACTTGATTCCTACAACCAATTGTAAAGGCAACGGAGTTGTGTTTGGATTTCAATTCTTAACTCAAACCTATGTTTCAAACAATCTATCTCTCTTGGTTCATTGACTCAAACGTTATGTCTGCACATTTGAGCTCTTGCAATTGAAATCCAAACACATTTAAAATAATCAAAGAGTCAAAAGTGTTCATTAAAAAAAGTGTGCAGTATTCAATACATTGGTAACTCGAAAAAAAACCTAAACTTTTCAAAGCATACTACCTGTCTTTTATTCCTTAATCAAACCTTCATAAGAAATGTTACCATTTTCCAAAAAAACAATGAATCCATGTTGGGGGTTAGCGAGTCTCACTCTGTAATTCTGAGATCAAGATTGCCGATGTAGAGTCTATTGTCACCGTTATCATCAATTGAAACTTTAGAATCCTTCATTCAGTAATACATCAAAATAAGTGTCAGAATACAATAAGATGGGAAATATCACAATCGACCAGATTAATTTTGCAAATCAGACAACAACAACCCAGCTTTATAGAGGCGGCTACATGAGACAATTTCCGTCATAGTGTTCTATCCAGGACAATGTTTCTATCTAAATCATTAATTTCGAAATCTTTCTTAACAACTTCTCTTATAATTTTTTTAGATCTTCCTCTACCACTACATGTTTGACTACTCTGCATCTAATCTACTCTTCTTGACACATAATCTATAATAACCCTACATGTCTTCTCTCCATAAAACTAATAAAACTACACCAAACATTGAACATACCATGGAAGCAAATGAGGCGATTGAAACTTCAATCAAAACACCCAAGCATCAAATGTGCACCACCCTGCAAATGTAATATCAAGCATAAAAATAAAGTCTTTACATCTTATTCAAACTTATCAGTGTAAAATCATCACTTAGCTAACAACTAAACTTTGAACTACAAGACTTCAAAATGCAAGAACGTGAAAAACTTCAAATTTTCTTACAACACAATACACTTCTGAAAAATCCCATTTCATTTAGACCTAAGGCTATGAATCAAAACGAACAACAATACAAAGAAATCACAAGTTATTATTCACTGCCAGTGATTAACATTGAATCCGTTATTCCCGAAATTCTATCTAAtcaaattatttttttcaaaattgaGGTAGTGAAAGATGATTGTGGAAGCCGATAAATTGAGGTTACCTTATTGAAGAATTGAAGTGTTGATTGTAGGTAGCCGATGCAAAACAAACTAGTTAGGGTTTTGTTCTCTTTCTCCAAGGACGAACAAAGGAGGTCGCGTGGAATTGGGCTGTTAATGATCCATGATGCAATTACTACATTCACCCTAAGATGGGATTTACTCATGTCATCTCGTAGAATGCGTCACACGCCTctaaaaaaatccaaaaatactTTAGTATGTTCATAGTTGTACCTTagaaaattataaaaatatttttgatgtGTTCGGAGATACATCTTTGAACGCAGACCAAAAACGGTATTGTATGTGAGACATCCCCATTTTACTAAAATTTAGTTTAAAAATATATCTTTGTTAGAATTTAGAACCATAAGATTGGTGAGTAATAGAGAAAATTAGAGTGTGGCGAGGAAAGAGGAAATAAGAGAGAGATAATTGAGGGTGAGAATATTTCGTTCACATTGAAGAGAATACCTCCAAGACATTTATACAAACATTACATAATGATTGGGATACATGTCACATAactaaataattaaaaaaataaaaaactcGGACCTGTAACTGGTTACACTAAATCTGTAACCGGTTATCGcttttataaaattaattatcTTTCAGTGGTAACCAGTTACGTGATTATGTTAATCGGTTACGCTCACGAATCTTTTCCTGTTTCTCAACTGCATAAGTGATTTTTGCATTGGTTTAACTGGTTACACCCCATATTAACTGGTTACAGGACTTGAGTTATCAAAATACTCTTAACGCGCCACCTTAATTCAAGTTCTCCAAGTCTTCAATGCCCATGTTCATCTCCAACTTGTTGTTGTAAGTAAACTCGATCAATGACAAGTAGttatcccaagcacctccttgtTCTGTCACACAAGCTCTCAATAGATCCTTCAAGGATTAGATAGTCCTTTTAGTCATACTTTCGATCTATGGATGATAAGCATaactcaacttcagcttagtACTCATCACTTCCTACAAACTCTACTAAAACTTCTATGTGAATATTGAATCTCTATCTGACACAATACTCGAAGGTATACCATACAAGCTAACAACCTTATCAATTTACAACTCGGCTAACTTCTACAAATGATAACTGATCTTAATCGGTACAAAATGTGTCGATTAAGTCATTCTATCAACAATAGTCCAAATGGAATCACATCATTGCATCGTCTTCGGAAAACTTGTCATAAAATCCATGGAAATGATATCCCATTTCCACTCAAGAATATTAAACGGTTTCATTAGTCCCAACAACTTTTGATGTTCATTCTTTGACTTCTGGCAATtcaaacaagcataaacaaaCTCAATTACTTCCTTCTTCATTCCTGGCCAACAAAATATTATCTTCAAATCTTGGTACATCTTAATGGTACCGAGATGAATACTCAGACCATTCTTATGAtcttcctcaagaatactcttcttaaaTTTTGATACATTTGTTACGCAAACTCTGTCTCTGAATCTCATCTCACCATTCTCATCGATCCTAAAATCACATCTTTTACCTTGGTTAATTAACATTAATCGGTTGATCAATCTCAAGTTGATTCCATGACCCTCTCTGATTTATTCAAGGATACCACTAGtcagcttcaacatacccaacttcactCTGTTAGGAGTCTCTTCACACACCAAACTCGGATCTATGAATTGCTCGAACAATTCTAGTTCTCAAACCATAAGCATTGAAACATGCAACAACTTCTTACTCAATGCATCAACTACAATATTGGCTTTACCAGGATGGTAACTCAAGCAAAAATCATGATCCTTCAGAAATTCGAGTCATTTCCTTTTCCTCATATTCAACTCCTTTTGATCGAATAAGTATTTCAAACTTTTCtgatcactgaacacttcaaATCTAGAACCAAACAGATAATATCTCCAAATCTTTAACATAAACACCACGACTTCCAACTCTAGATCAagcgtaggataattcctctcatgaactttcaattgtctagaagcataagcGACAACCTTACTACTCTGCATTAGAACACCACCTAGACACATCTTTGAAGCATTGTAATACACAACAAAGGATTCGCTCGGATTCGGCAAAATCAAAACTAGAGCAGACATCAATTTTCTCTTGAGCTCTTGAAAACTCTCCTCACAACGCACATACCTAACATAAGCTTGACCAtttcgagtcaactgagttaAAGGAAATGCTAACTTCGAAAAGTCTTCAATAAACCTCTGGTAATAACCAaccaaaccaaggaaacttctgATCTCTGAAACACACTTCGGAGCATCCCACTGTAAAACTGCATCTATCTTCGATGGATCAACATCAATACCACCACTAAAAATCACATGTCCGAGGAAACTCACCTCTAGCAACCAGAACTCACACCTGGATAACTTTGCATACAACATCTTTTCTTGCAAGGTCTGCAATATAACTCTCAAATACCCCGCATGCTCCTCACTAGACTTAGAATATATCAAAATATCGTCGatgaacataaacataaattGATCTAAGTACGGATGGAATATTCTATTCATGTACTCTAAGAACACTTTATGCGCATTAGATACACTAAATGGCATAATTGAATAATCATAGTGACCATAGCTCGTCCTGAATGcaatcaatcttactgaaaacgcaagcaccaaccaattgatccacCAATTCGTCAATTCTCGAAAGAGGATACTTATTCTTGGTAGTCATTTATTCAACTACCGATAGTCAGCACACAACTTCatgctaccatctttcttcttaactaataGCACATACGCTCCCCAAAGTGAAACACTTGGTcgaacaaacttcttctcaagtaacTCTTCCAATTGTTTCTTCTTCTCATCCAAATATGAAACAAACATTCTATAAGGAGTCATCGACACAggactagtaccaggtactaagtctatagcAAACTCGACTTTGCACTCCAGCGGAAAATCATTGATATCGTCTGGAAACACTTTtggaaaatcacacaccactaGTAATTCACCAATTACAACTTTGCTTTTATCCCTCATAGAAGCTAATATCATAAATACAGCATCCTTATCCTTCATGAACTCATCTTCTTGCTTGGGCAGACACGAACAACTCGTCACTTGCATTAAACTTTGGAAATGACATTGACTTGTCAAAATAGTTGATATGTACATAGTTGAACTTTAACCAGTTCATTCCAAGGATAACATCGAGTTTATTCAGCGGTAGGCAAACTAAGTTCATCCCAATTTTTTTACCATAAATAGTCATCGGAAAATTCAAACACACCCATGAATTAGTCACCGAACCATTAGTTGAGGTATCAATAACCATACTCCCAACCATATAAGACAACTTCAAGCCCAACCTCTCAGCACAATCAAGAGAAACAAAAGAATGAGTTGTACATGTGTCAATAATAGCAATCAACAAAAAACCATTAATAAAACAAGTACCTCGAATCAATATGTCTTAGATAGTAGTCTCTGACCCAGTTAAAGCAAACATTTTTTAAGGAGCCATTGACACAggactagtaccaggtactaacTCTATAGCAAAGTCGACTTTACGCTCCAGCGGAAAATCACTGATATCGTCTGGAAACACTTTGGGGAATCACACACCATTGGTAATTCACCAATCGCAACTTTGCTTTTAACCCTCATAGAAGCTAATATCATAAATACCTCAACCCATCCTTCATGACCTCATTTTCTTGCTTGGCAGACATGAACAACTCGTCACTTTCATTAAACTCTGGAAATGACACttgtcgctaccgggatttcatgataacgaaaccgggactaaagagatgccaaagagaggcaaagtcagaagagttgccaccgaatttatttagtttacctctatcggagaggagacGGAAAATAGTCTATAAAACCCTCGAAAAagagacgcgcacgggaagcgctaaaagagaataaggaatcggtctcgcaaaCGAGATTTGGGTTCAgaagtcggttatgtaaggggaaggtattatcaccccttacgtccatggtactccatgggaaccatttgggttgttttacatacatgggatttatctattattgttttattttcaaaagaatgtgtgaaaagaagggggtgtttttgttattatagtgctctccaaggattggggcccttgtgcctacgtatcactcattcggggatgaggaatcagagctccgtagttcggagtagaaaatatttgtgtgttggttgattttacctttgaaaaaaaaagggttttcgggatgatgccctaaggtacaaaaaagagtttgatgagttgtttgtttttaccttgaataagggttttatgaaagaatgtttgtgattatattgtactaaagtctatgggcggaggtgattattctagacaacaagtcaagtgtcttgcgtccaaaataatcagagtaagggtaggaatgctccattctcactcattctccaccacttaaggctcgtggcgcacaataataatcgtaattattaagtgttttgaatttgattataaaaatgccacttgacgttggatcaagggtttgttttatttaattatgaaatttggcttatgcaacatgaatgcaaagtaaccaacaagaaattaaagagtctcattataaggtagcccaagagaaagccttttgtgtgcaaaagtgacctaagctaaacaaaggataatggtcttacaaacatgtccccctaaggtggtgccatgatgccattcttacaacattagtgtaagttacggatgaaaatccaagtgtttacaaagtatcacaaagagtaaaggaaggcctccaagcaaaggtcctaagatgaaatcctctaagtccaagttgattaagagtggagtgaatacttttggtcttaccattttatcatgtttttgttgtttttagtgtatgatgataataaaataaataacaaataaataaacatgcatgatgagtttgtacaatgatgatgataatgagtacttgaatgtaaattacaaggtaataacataaaagtaaatcacaagataaagaaaGACAATATCACAATGATAATGtttagtgaatgtaaatgacacaaaataaaccacaagttaatggtaacaaaaaaaacacaatagcaaaggttaatgataaaaaaagttagtgaagtataattagtggttagtaatatgtacacaatgaacatcttgaggactatttttcataggtcaaaaagactcaaaatatgacacattaagggatagcttattattgatgcaaagtattgaagatgattgaaaaatcaactaacaatagatttgtaacaaagaaagttatgcaatcctaagtccatctatcaatattatgatttgctctctttatttttgttttttactcctcttttatttagcaagatagtaagagagtaaataaattagtataatgtaaatgatatggttagataacaatgaacataaatataaacataaacataaagtgcttgaaataaagtgaacaataaaataaattgcaaggaagtaaagtgcaataatgtaaatgttaggagttagtagttagtggttagtagaataataataagcaaatagaataacaagttaatataaataaaatggtttcatctatgtatcaaatgacccaaatatggttgaaatagaggcaacctatcaatgcctcaaagtatcatgaaggatctattgatcaatcattaataggtttgaaacattgaaggttttatcaactctaaacaaccatggccatgatctaaaccaaataaatgtgaaaacaagtcaacaataaatagaaaatgaaacaaaatacaAAGTTTGATTAAATGTGGTAAACAACCATTTTCAACACAAAAAAACAGAACCAAAAATTAACAAAGtttaagctaaaatcattacccaaaaaatgttgaaaaagggtaggttgaaatggtgttgagcttggATTTAAAGCAAGGGGTTTGGGATGAAAGTGTTTATGGTGGAAGTTTAGTGAAGGATCTGAGTCATGAGTGGTAGAGAGTGAGAAGCTTTGGAAAAAAAATATGAAAGATGACAAAGAAAAGTTGGTGGGGTGACTTTTCTAAGTGAGAAAGATTTTTTATTTTGACTTAGGTTTGGAGAGGAGAGAAAATGGTACTTGGATAGAACTTTTGGGGGCTATgaagcatgaaaaatgaggggaaatagtacctctatttatagggaagcaaaggggttgaagtgggtgGACCAAAGGGTCCTCTGTGTAAAAAACAGAGTTATTTCTGCTgtctgcgcaggtgtaatcggttaccctgattaggataatcggttacacagtcccaaaatggccaaaaatcagtttttggtctgggtaatcggttaccatgattagggtaaccggttacccaattttttttgttgaaataatgaatgtatgcatgtgtagtagggtcatggatcagatgaaagttgtatcggagtagggtgaattttggggtatgacaacacTGACTTATCAAAATAGTTTATATGAACATGTTTGAACTCCAACCAGTTTATTCCAAGGATAACATTGAGTTTATTCAGCAGTAGACAGACTAAGTCCATCCTAAATTTTTTACCATAAATAGTCAGTAGACAATTCAAACACACCCATGAAGTAGTCACTGAACCATTAGTCGGGGTATCAATAACCATACTCCTAACCATAGAAGACAACTTCAAACCCAATCTCTCACCACAATTAAGAGAAACAAAATAATGAGTTGCATCTGTGTCAATAATAGCAATCAACGAAATACCATTAATAAAACAAGTACCGTGAACCAATCTATCTTAGATAGTAGTCTCTGACCCAGTTAAAGAAAAAAATTCCCCTCCAGACTGAACCTTCTTTGGTTTCTGGAAATGAGTACTAATGTTTCCTGACTCCCCATAATTTAAGCAAGTCAGACTATTACTCTTACAATCAGCAATAAGATGTTCAGTCCTTCAACGCTTGAAGCATCTCTTTTCAGAACTCTTGTAGTCATTAGCATGATGACATGCTACGCCACACTTAAAACATTTGATAGAAGTGGAAATCTCTCCCCCATTTGgccttttctcatttgaagcctTCTACTTCCGTTTGTAAGCTGGAGCATTATACGGTTTTCCATGATACCGATCCTTCCCTTTATTCTCACTAAGACTCTTATAGTGAGAAAAGCATGATTTTCCATCCTCATCATATGTCCTACACTTAGTCACCACCATAGGAGATCGACGAATCTTATGATAAAAAATACGTTGATTGATATTAGGACGCaacctgtaagaccctaattttgaccctaagattcctcatggcatcatatcattgcacaagtgcattgcctcaaggatcatagcatgtttggctccttaaccttagggttgggatttgtgtgagtggtttgagaccacaaagcatgcttgtattgtatattatttcttttcttattttgattactaaccaaaagcataaaaacatgtcactaactctttttgttttgaagctcaatTGATCATGTGCTTCAATGttcctaggaggctcctaagcccaatgaaatggctagatgaagatgagaaaaagcatgacaatggtccacaaagttactaatcatcatatatgtctcccaagtatctcaattttccaatttgatcaagataactcaaagggcttgaggattgtttcccaaggaaaccctaattcaactatgctttgattgtgccttgcccatgaagcaatctcaacctctg from Lathyrus oleraceus cultivar Zhongwan6 chromosome 1, CAAS_Psat_ZW6_1.0, whole genome shotgun sequence includes:
- the LOC127128300 gene encoding uncharacterized protein LOC127128300 isoform X1 produces the protein MALIVVLNLAGTSPPFPCVLCIFSSLFHVPLFSRAALLKIFSPYGKIVSEDFLWHTRGPKRGEPRGFAFIQYSAKEEAILAREKMHGRLACGRPLIVRLASERYALEVADSSTKAVGEGHKLHLTGGGMGQTSRGAKIAAIKNKLKSLEEDNSRNKKQKQSDNIS
- the LOC127128300 gene encoding uncharacterized protein LOC127128300 isoform X2, which codes for MDSKVSIDDNGDNRLYIGNLDLRITEAALLKIFSPYGKIVSEDFLWHTRGPKRGEPRGFAFIQYSAKEEAILAREKMHGRLACGRPLIVRLASERYALEVADSSTKAVGEGHKLHLTGGGMGQTSRGAKIAAIKNKLKSLEEDNSRNKKQKQSDNIS
- the LOC127128300 gene encoding uncharacterized protein LOC127128300 isoform X4, which codes for MHGRLACGRPLIVRLASERYALEVADSSTKAVGEGHKLHLTGGGMGQTSRGAKIAAIKNKLKSLEEDNSRNKKQKQSDNIS
- the LOC127128300 gene encoding uncharacterized protein LOC127128300 isoform X3, whose translation is MQEAILAREKMHGRLACGRPLIVRLASERYALEVADSSTKAVGEGHKLHLTGGGMGQTSRGAKIAAIKNKLKSLEEDNSRNKKQKQSDNIS